The window GTTCACCTGTATTGGTGCGCTATGTCGTCGAAACCTGGGGACCATGAGGATATAAAACGAAAGTGGGAAACCTGTTTGGAACATATTTCAAACAATCATGAAAACTGTATGCATggagattatgaaaagaaaaaaaaaatggatatTACCAGGTATCTATGATAACCAAAAGTCTTCATAAGCTATTGACTTGATACATGGGTGATTAGTTGcattttacatgtacatattataTTTCGTCATTTTTCTAGATACATATGCCGCAAGTGAGCTCGAGAAAGTAATGAAAAACACCAGAACAGTGAATCAAATCGGAAATATGTCATCGTATGGTCAGACGAGCTCTGTAGAAGCATTTCATAATGTGTTAAACCACTTTGCACCTAAGATGATTCACTTTTCATATATTGGAATGCTTAGCAGGTTAGTAAAAAGTAGCTGTGAATAGCTTCAACTTGTTAAAACACTCAACATTCGTCTAATAAATTAGTgtctttctttaatttttttaatttccatAAACCTAAAGTGCGTGGGACATGAACCTGAGACTTATAAATCCTTCGTGGCTTTGTTTTGGTTCCAACTCGCTAGTGTTGCCATCttttggtttttattttaACTTACTACATCTGTATGATTTCAAACCAGGCGATAtggaataaataaaatattcagaTAATATTGTcacataaaatatgaaaaatgatttcatttttaggaTGTGCACAGCAATCTTGCATTACAACGAAAATAGCGGCAGACTTCAAGCTAAAACTAAAGATGGGAATGAGCGTTTCACTGTATTTTATCCAAAACACAAAGATGGTCACACGCTTCGTAGAATATTGACCAAAGCAACATATGGTAGGTCACAATTGGATGCATATTAGAACCCTTTGATCATCGATAGTTTATAAACATATCATTGAAGCCTGTCTATAATTGAAAGCGGATCCTCATTTGCttcatcaaatatctttttaggTTATGTCGATGAATGCGTTGTTGCAGCAATAAAGATTGCAAACAAGGAAGTCGAAGTGAGTGATTACTGTACTCCTCCACCTCATTTGAGTTCTCAAAAAGTGAAAGTAACCAAGGAAGAAGCCATAAACCAGCATTTGTCTCGCTTCAAGAAAGTTACAGAAATCGTGCAATCGAAGCCTCAATCCTCAGGACCAACACAGCAACAGAAGAGAAAAAGATCAAATAAACTGTAATCAAGATAACGATTAATGAAAAACTAATTCCTGAAATAATTTGTCCGTTTTATTTAATAAAGATacttatattattatttacacACATAATTCACTTAGTCGTCCAGTTTTGGCAGCCTGAATCCTTTATAAATGGCGAATTCTTCATCACCGTCTTTCGGAAAGTGTGCCCGGATGCACGAAACAACACAAGATGGCAAAGTAACCCTTATCTTAGGTCCACAGAATCCCCAGCACCAACGAACAAACTGGCGATACGCAATATGTCTGTATTTATCATTGGTCTGGCCTTCAAATGCTCTTCTGCCGTATTGGTTTCTATAACCACTCCAGGCTGTTTGAAGAACCCAGACATGTAGGCACACCCCCTTAAATCCATCGGTGTCAGTGATGCAGTTGTATTCCCTGGAATCGTATCCTTCGAGTTCTCGAATTTTCCCGGCAACAACATCTATCTCACTGCAACACACACATTCCGGTTCTGTTGTTAGAATTTGACAATGGGTACATGTACAcctgtgaaaataaattaaaacattCCATCAAGACATGAAAGGTGGATCTAATTATTTCTCGTCTgggtctaactgcagtttgggtCACCTTTCCACTGTGTGACGCTAGTTGTTAACGTAAGGTTAGGTACATAACCATTAGggacacctaaactgcagtcacTCCCTGGTCTGGAATGAGATATCGGGTAGGCTTTCTAGCAGTCTCTGATTGCCGTTTTAGATGGCTTAGTTAGTTTATACTGAATTCCTTAGATACCGGctgtacaaaaaaaaactacaaaagacTATAGAAAGCCTTCTGTTTTACTATTGGTTGACGGATGAATTTAATAACCGAATCCACCATTATCCTTAGATTGTGTCGCCCCATACTTTGTTAACAACAATAGAAATCCCTTACCATTCATTGAACCGATGAACATCTAATCTAGAGATTCTATCCGGTCTATTGTCCGGTCTAGCGCCGTCTTCGTCATCGTCTGATGCATCAGGCTCGTACAAATACGGCGGCTCTGCAGCATTAAAAACGTCCATATCGGGCCCCATTTCGCCCACCTCAATTTCAGATGATAGTGCACTTTCATCTGAGAATTCTCTTTCGCTTATATTTTCGCTCACTTCGCTAGATGAGGATGAATAGTCGGAGGAATAATCACTGCATTCTCTATTGTCGgccattttgtttctgtttgtTGTTCTCGGTTATACGTcattcgatgacgtcattgccAACGCACGTGGCAATGTAGTCAAATGTAAACAAATCATCGGAATTTCTATTAAAAGTCGTATTTAGACCAGTTAGCTAAACCGtagaaatgttttattgatatCAGTCCAATCTACGATGATTCATCTACCAAATTAATCATTAAGAATGCAAAACCTGACTTATGTGTCACAAATCCTTTAAGGATTCGAATTCGTCGCTATAGTATTTTCTTTGTTGACATCGGATTAGAACTTCCGTAGCTATTTCTAGCGATTTGACTGATGGTCTTTTGACCTTAAGTTTGATCAAGGCCGCTTTAACGATCTGCCTAGGTTGACCATCTATTCTACGTCGCATTTCTGCCTTAGATTTCAAATATGATTTCACGGAAATAAACCAACCAACCGCGCGCCTGAGTCGATGCCAATTAGAATAATGATTTATCACTCTATCTAGACCTGATTCTTCCGTAACACTGGTGACACCGCAATGTTTCACCTCTGAGTCGCACTCAGTGCCGATAATTTCACAGTCTATAGGCCAATTTTCTTCGGATTCGTAGAGAAACGATGGGCCATTAAACCATCTATTCTCTCGTTGTTCATCTATAATAGTAAACCCACGTGAGGCATCATCTGCCGGATTGAGTTCAGTATTTACGTAGCGCCAATTACTTATATCGGAACCCTCTCGTATCGCTGACACTCGATTTGCAACAAACGTACGATATCTCGCGGTTTCATTTCTCAGATACCCTAAAACTACTTTACTATCAGTCCAGTAAATCAAATCATCCACTTTAATATCTAACTCTCTGATGATCGCTAGACTCAGCTTAACTGCAGTAAGGGCGGCGGTCAATTCGAGACGTGGGATCGTAGTGACCTTAAGCGGAGCCACGCGAGACTTTCCGAGCACAAGCATACACGATACATTTCCCTGTGAGTCTGTGGTCCGCATGTAAGTGGCGACACCATAACCCGATTCGCTTCGCATCAGCAAAACAGTGTTACTGACACTGTTCCACCTCTCCAAAGTTACACGGATTGTAACAACGACGTATtcttaatttatttacacGCTGAATACTCTGTAGCCTCGTAGCCCAGATTTCACGCTCTGATTGTAGTAGTTCGTCATCCCAGCCAGCATCTCTGCGACACAATTCCTGTAGAAGAATTTTAGCAGGCAGTATGTATGGTGCCAGAAAGCCAATTGGATCATATATACCGCTCACATAAGATAGAATAGAAAGTCTCGTAGGAATAGTATCTGAAGTCTCGATAtcgaatttgaatacatcagaCTCAGCGCACCATAATATGCCCAGCGTACGTTCAGCTGGGAGACTAAAGTCGTTAGAGTTCATATCAGCTACATTTTTTGACAACTTTGCTTCGTCTATTGATGAAAGAACGCAACGACTATTGCTTAACCGTCCTGTTAAGCAAAATCCTCCGCAATTACATAGATTACTTACGCCCGCAACGAGGTCTAGGGCTTCGCTTTCAGTTTTAACTGATTTAATGAAATCGTCGACATAAAAGTTTCTTAAAACACACTGGCGGACTGATTCTGCAAAGTCGGTATTGTCATAAACCGTCTGGTGGAGTGCATAGTTAGCACACGATGGAGATGATTTTGCTCCGAACGGATGAACAGTCAAACGATAAATCACCGGGTCGGTTTTCATGTCTCCGTCTTTCCACCATAGGAATCTAAGCAGATTGCGATCTTCAGGTGGTACGTGTATTTGGTAAAACATCTTAGTTATATCCGCCTTTATGGCTATTGCATTTTCCCGAAATTTAAGTAGTACGCCTAATAATGAATTCGTAAAGTCAGGTCCTTGTAAAAGACAATCGTTCAATGAAACTCCGAAAAACTTGGAGGAACCATCGAAAACGACCCGTACTTTTCCTTGTTTTGCTGCATGCAACACCGCGTGGTGCGGCAAGTACCATGTTTTTCCGGAAACAGCGACATCGTACAATGGTACTGGCTCAGCATGCCCCAGTTCAAGCATAGTGTCGATAACAAGTTTATAACTATCGTATAGTTTCGCATCGCTAACTAACTTCCTCCTGAGACTATTCAATCTGCGCTCCGCGTAACAACGATTATCAGGTAAACAGACGTTTTCCGACACAACAGGCAACCCAATACTATAGTGGCCATCACGCAAATTTATCGATTTATCGACTTGCTTGAGGAAACGCTTATCTAATTGCGACAGTTCTTGTTTCTCAGTACCAAAATGATCCGGAAAGTCCAAGGCCATCGCGCCACGAACTAGATTTTCTAGGTTTTGGTCGTGAACTTCTGTAATGGCTATACTAGCGGTAAAGAAGGAGCTCGCCTCCTTAGGGCACAGGTTCCAAACGACCCAGCCTAGAGCGGTCTTACAGGCATGCGGAGAACCAGGAGGTCCCGTACGCATCTCTACTGGCGTATATGCCTCTGCgatattattaccgattagaATTCCGATTTGTTTACAAGGTAATTCAGCGACACTAACATCGTGAAGATGCGGCCATTTTCGAACATCTTCAAGGTTCGGTACATACCTTGACGATACGGGAATGTCAGCCTTTGAATAGGCTCGCGGAATTAAAACAGATTCGCCGGTCCAATAATTGTGAACAGATATATTATTTAATGCGTATGATTCGATTACATTGACACTATCGATTGTCTGTACCGACAATGTACTTTTCTTTCCCGAACAATTCAATTGTTCACGAATCTGATCACTAACAAACGTGATGGTACTTCCAGGATCGAAGAACGCATATGTCGTGACGGATTTTGTACCATTTTTAGTACTCAAGCGCACTGGAATGATTGCTAACGAGCAGCTACTTTGGACTCCTGTATGCCCCGTGAGTCCTGTTTCGCTAGGGCCGGTAACTGACGAATTTATACGATCACGAAAATGTAGCACGGTGGGGTGGCTCTTACCACATTTCTCACATACCATTAAATTTCTACAAAACTTCTTACGATGACCGGTCCTTAAGCATCCAAAGCATAGTGAGTGACGTTTCAATAGTTCCGTTTTACTTTCATCGGTGTCTTTTTCGAAAGACTGACAATTTAGAAGATTATGCGATTCGTCTTTACAGAAAATGCATGGTCTGCTAATACTATTTGCTGATTCGCTCGGATTCGATTCGACCTTGTTAAAACGGAATTTATCGTCGGCGGTTCTACGTTTTTCACTATAATTAGCCTTGTGTGCACTAATAGTGAAGCTTCCAGACGGACGAGGACTTGGTTTTTTATACGGAGCCGGTTTTACGCTATCAATCAGCGATGTGCTTTTACCGTAAATTGGATCATTAAGCTTTCTAGACTCACGACTGACGAATTTAACAAAAGCTTCAAATGTAACCGATTCTTTGTTATCTCGAATTCGAATGACCTGGTTACGCCAACGATCATGTAGGTAGTACGGTAACTTCAACATAAGCCCTTTAATGTTCGAAGAATATTCTAAGACGCGAACGCCATCTATGTGCTTGACCGCATACAAACACTCGGTGAGAAAGATCGAAAATTTATCTAACTCCTTCGGTCGATCAGGTTTAATCAATGGCCAGCTGAGTGCCTTGGCTATGAAAGCGTTTGCGATTACCTCTGTATCTCCATACCTAACTTCAAATTCTAACCCAGCTTGATACCCGGTAGCTGGCTCTAAATAGCTGAATCCGCTTACTATATCGTGTGCTTCGCCAGAGGTAAACTGCTCcaaaaagttcattttctCTGCTGCATCCGAAGTGTAACGTACAATGTGGCTGTCTAACTGACGCAGAAATTTTCTAAACTTTAGTGGGTCGCCACTAAATTTCTGCACCGTTGTGTGTGGTTAACGCAATTCTTGAACAATCGCAAGCGTGCCGTTAGGATCGGATGCTGGTCTATCGGGTGTATTACTCCTCGCTTCAGATACCGATGAGTCAGTTTGCTTCAGACTAACGTTTTCTACAGCGTTGTTTGACACGAAATCAATAGGTGTATCATATTTTTCCAATATATTAGATCGCGCTTCAgtctttttcattttagttaACAATTCTAGTCGTCAAACCGTCTTCTCGCTATATTAAGTTTCATTTCTAACGCTTTAAAAT is drawn from Tubulanus polymorphus chromosome 10, tnTubPoly1.2, whole genome shotgun sequence and contains these coding sequences:
- the LOC141912031 gene encoding uncharacterized protein LOC141912031, which translates into the protein MKNTRTVNQIGNMSSYGQTSSVEAFHNVLNHFAPKMIHFSYIGMLSRMCTAILHYNENSGRLQAKTKDGNERFTVFYPKHKDGHTLRRILTKATYGYVDECVVAAIKIANKEVEVSDYCTPPPHLSSQKVKVTKEEAINQHLSRFKKVTEIVQSKPQSSGPTQQQKRKRSNKL
- the LOC141911563 gene encoding uncharacterized protein LOC141911563, producing MNFLEQFTSGEAHDIVSGFSYLEPATGYQAGLEFEVRYGDTEVIANAFIAKALSWPLIKPDRPKELDKFSIFLTECLYAVKHIDGVRVLEYSSNIKGLMLKLPYYLHDRWRNQVIRIRDNKESVTFEAFVKFVSRESRKLNDPIYGKSTSLIDSVKPAPYKKPSPRPSGSFTISAHKANYSEKRRTADDKFRFNKVESNPSESANSISRPCIFCKDESHNLLNCQSFEKDTDESKTELLKRHSLCFGCLRTGHRKKFCRNLMVCEKCGKSHPTVLHFRDRINSSVTGPSETGLTGHTGVQSSCSLAIIPVRLSTKNGTKSVTTYAFFDPGSTITFVSDQIREQLNCSGKKSTLSVQTIDSVNVIESYALNNISVHNYWTGESVLIPRAYSKADIPVSSRYVPNLEDVRKWPHLHDVSVAELPCKQIGILIGNNIAEAYTPVEMRTGPPGSPHACKTALGWVVWNLCPKEASSFFTASIAITEVHDQNLENLVRGAMALDFPDHFGTEKQELSQLDKRFLKQVDKSINLRDGHYSIGLPVVSENVCLPDNRCYAERRLNSLRRKLVSDAKLYDSYKLVIDTMLELGHAEPVPLYDVAVSGKTWYLPHHAVLHAAKQGKVRVVFDGSSKFFGVSLNDCLLQGPDFTNSLLGVLLKFRENAIAIKADITKMFYQIHVPPEDRNLLRFLWWKDGDMKTDPVIYRLTVHPFGAKSSPSCANYALHQTVYDNTDFAESVRQCVLRNFYVDDFIKSVKTESEALDLVAGVSNLCNCGGFCLTGRLSNSRCVLSSIDEAKLSKNVADMNSNDFSLPAERTLGILWCAESDVFKFDIETSDTIPTRLSILSYVSGIYDPIGFLAPYILPAKILLQELCRRDAGWDDELLQSEREIWATRLQSIQRVNKLRIRRCYNPCNFGEVEQCQ
- the LOC141911562 gene encoding uncharacterized protein LOC141911562, producing the protein MRTTDSQGNVSCMLVLGKSRVAPLKVTTIPRLELTAALTAVKLSLAIIRELDIKVDDLIYWTDSKVVLGYLRNETARYRTFVANRVSAIREGSDISNWRYVNTELNPADDASRGFTIIDEQRENRWFNGPSFLYESEENWPIDCEIIGTECDSEVKHCGVTSVTEESGLDRVINHYSNWHRLRRAVGWFISVKSYLKSKAEMRRRIDGQPRQIVKAALIKLKVKRPSVKSLEIATEVLIRCQQRKYYSDEFESLKDL
- the LOC141911561 gene encoding uncharacterized protein LOC141911561, producing the protein MADNRECSDYSSDYSSSSSEVSENISEREFSDESALSSEIEVGEMGPDMDVFNAAEPPYLYEPDASDDDEDGARPDNRPDRISRLDVHRFNEWCTCTHCQILTTEPECVCCSEIDVVAGKIRELEGYDSREYNCITDTDGFKGVCLHVWVLQTAWSGYRNQYGRRAFEGQTNDKYRHIAYRQFVRWCWGFCGPKIRVTLPSCVVSCIRAHFPKDGDEEFAIYKGFRLPKLDD